The following proteins come from a genomic window of Varunaivibrio sulfuroxidans:
- a CDS encoding hydantoinase B/oxoprolinase family protein has translation MAVEQPPLKTPNEHEGGTRAKEEWQFWIDRGGTFTDIVARRGDGVMRTHKLLSENPERYPDAALQGIRDVLGVDASEPIPAENIDAIKMGTTVATNALLERKGEAVAFVTTRGFGDALKIGYQNRPRLFDRNVILPAPLYARVIEIDERRAADGALLIPLDEGALRTALQAAFDDGLRAVAIVFMHGYRYPDHERRAGAIARDVGFTQVSLSHEASPLIKFVGRGDTAVVDAYLSPILRRYVDKVAAEVGDARLMFMQSNGGLTAADRFQGKDAILSGPAGGVVGMVRTAKMAGFDKIIGFDMGGTSTDVSHFSGAYERVFETQVAGARLRAPMMNIHTVAAGGGSVLAYDGGRFRVGPDSAGANPGPACYRRGGPLCVTDCNVMLGKIQPEFFPHVFGPDAELPLDDAVVREKFALLGDETGKSSEAVAEGFLRIAVDNMANAVKQISVQRGYDVTEYTLCCFGGAGGQHACLVADALGMESIFVHAYAGVLSAYGMGLADLSVIKERSIEALLDPSRIEEIEKAFTDMAAEARAELIGQGVPARDIVTARTVRLRYQGTDTAIGVAAGGEAEMRRDFAESHRRQFGFVMEDRAVAVAEILLEASGGAEAIGEPEGAVSTPGPLPEPLSTVRMFTDGAAHATPVFDGPALRPGHKIMGPAILVDQNSTTVVEPGWQAEITAAGHLALRRVVARPRRHAIGTEADPIMLEIFNNLYMSIAEQMGSVLANTAHSVNIKERLDFSCAIFDAAGNLVANAPHMPVHLGSMGDSVRSVVRKWDGDIHQGDVFVVNAPYNGGTHLPDVTVITPVLGAGSAAIIFYVASRGHHADIGGVTPGSMPPHSTNINEEGVVLDNLRLVRAGRFLEDEIRDVLLSGPYPARNVEQNLADLRAQIAANEKGVRELGAMVGHFGLDVVQAYMAHVQDNAEEAVRRVIGTLTAGSFTYPMDNGGVIRVRVDVDARGRGATIDFSGTSEQLANNFNAPLSVCRAAALYVFRSLVDDDIPMNEGCLKPLDIIVAKGSMLNPEYPAAVVAGNVETSQAVVDTLYGALGVMGAAQGTMNNLTFGNARTQYYETICGGAGAGPSFDGADAVHTHMTNSRLTDPEILELRYPVVLEDFHIRLGSGGAGRHTGGDGVVRRLRFEAAMDVAILSGHRTVPPYGMAGGAPGALGRNLVIRKSGARREMAACDQVTVEAGDVVVIETPGGGGYGEAP, from the coding sequence ATGGCAGTTGAACAGCCCCCCCTCAAAACCCCAAACGAGCATGAGGGGGGAACAAGAGCAAAAGAAGAGTGGCAGTTCTGGATCGACCGCGGCGGCACCTTCACGGATATCGTCGCGCGGCGCGGCGATGGCGTGATGCGCACCCACAAGCTGTTGTCGGAAAATCCCGAACGCTACCCGGACGCGGCGCTACAGGGCATCCGCGACGTGTTGGGCGTGGATGCGTCCGAGCCGATACCCGCCGAAAACATCGACGCCATCAAGATGGGCACCACGGTGGCCACCAACGCCCTGCTGGAACGCAAGGGCGAAGCCGTCGCCTTCGTGACGACGCGGGGTTTTGGCGACGCCCTGAAAATCGGCTATCAAAACCGTCCGCGCCTCTTCGATCGCAATGTCATTTTGCCCGCCCCCCTGTATGCACGGGTCATCGAAATCGACGAACGGCGCGCCGCCGACGGCGCACTGTTGATCCCGCTCGACGAAGGTGCGCTGCGCACGGCCTTGCAGGCCGCCTTCGATGACGGGCTGCGCGCCGTCGCCATCGTTTTCATGCACGGCTACCGCTACCCCGATCACGAACGACGTGCCGGGGCGATCGCCCGCGATGTTGGGTTCACCCAGGTCAGCTTGTCCCACGAGGCCAGTCCGCTGATTAAATTCGTCGGGCGCGGCGATACCGCCGTCGTCGATGCCTATCTATCCCCGATCCTGCGACGTTACGTCGATAAAGTGGCCGCGGAGGTCGGCGACGCGCGCCTGATGTTCATGCAATCGAACGGCGGTTTGACCGCCGCAGACAGGTTCCAGGGCAAGGACGCCATCCTGTCCGGTCCGGCGGGGGGCGTGGTCGGCATGGTGCGCACGGCGAAAATGGCCGGATTCGATAAGATCATCGGTTTCGACATGGGCGGCACCTCGACCGACGTTTCCCATTTCAGCGGCGCCTACGAGCGGGTTTTTGAAACCCAGGTCGCCGGCGCGCGGTTGCGCGCGCCGATGATGAATATTCACACCGTGGCGGCGGGCGGCGGCTCGGTGCTGGCGTACGACGGTGGACGGTTTCGGGTCGGCCCGGATTCGGCGGGGGCCAATCCGGGTCCGGCCTGTTACCGACGCGGCGGGCCGCTCTGCGTGACCGATTGCAATGTCATGTTGGGTAAAATCCAGCCTGAATTTTTCCCCCACGTGTTCGGTCCCGACGCCGAACTCCCCCTCGATGACGCCGTGGTGCGCGAGAAATTCGCGCTTTTGGGCGATGAGACCGGCAAATCCTCCGAGGCCGTCGCCGAGGGCTTCCTGCGCATCGCGGTGGACAACATGGCCAACGCGGTCAAGCAGATTTCGGTGCAGCGGGGCTACGACGTCACCGAATATACCCTGTGCTGCTTCGGCGGCGCGGGTGGCCAGCATGCCTGTTTGGTCGCCGACGCCTTGGGGATGGAGAGCATTTTCGTTCACGCCTACGCCGGCGTGCTGTCCGCCTATGGCATGGGACTGGCCGACCTCAGCGTGATCAAGGAACGCTCGATCGAGGCGCTCCTCGACCCCTCGCGGATCGAGGAAATCGAAAAAGCTTTCACCGACATGGCCGCCGAGGCGCGCGCCGAGCTGATCGGCCAGGGCGTGCCCGCCCGGGACATCGTCACCGCGCGCACGGTGCGCCTGCGCTATCAGGGCACCGACACCGCGATCGGCGTGGCGGCGGGCGGCGAGGCCGAGATGCGCCGCGATTTCGCCGAAAGCCATCGCCGCCAGTTCGGTTTCGTGATGGAGGACCGCGCCGTCGCCGTCGCCGAAATCTTGCTCGAGGCGTCCGGCGGGGCCGAGGCGATCGGCGAACCCGAAGGGGCCGTTTCGACCCCCGGACCCTTGCCCGAGCCGCTGTCCACGGTGCGTATGTTCACCGATGGGGCGGCGCACGCGACCCCGGTGTTCGATGGCCCCGCCCTGCGTCCCGGTCATAAAATCATGGGGCCTGCGATCCTGGTCGATCAAAACAGCACCACCGTGGTCGAGCCGGGCTGGCAGGCGGAGATTACCGCCGCCGGGCATCTCGCCCTGCGCCGTGTCGTGGCGCGCCCGCGCCGTCACGCCATCGGCACCGAGGCCGACCCGATCATGCTGGAAATTTTCAATAACCTATATATGTCGATCGCCGAACAAATGGGCAGCGTGCTCGCCAATACCGCCCATTCGGTGAACATCAAGGAACGGCTCGATTTTTCCTGCGCCATTTTCGACGCCGCGGGCAATCTGGTCGCCAACGCGCCGCACATGCCGGTCCACCTGGGTTCAATGGGCGACAGCGTGCGTTCGGTGGTGCGTAAATGGGATGGCGATATTCACCAAGGCGACGTTTTCGTCGTCAACGCGCCATACAATGGCGGCACCCATCTGCCCGACGTAACGGTGATCACGCCGGTCCTCGGCGCGGGGTCGGCGGCGATTATCTTTTATGTCGCCTCGCGCGGCCACCATGCCGATATCGGTGGCGTGACGCCGGGTTCGATGCCGCCCCACAGCACGAATATCAACGAAGAAGGCGTCGTGCTCGACAACTTGCGCCTGGTGCGCGCCGGACGCTTCTTGGAAGATGAAATCCGCGACGTGCTGTTGTCGGGTCCCTATCCGGCGCGCAACGTGGAACAAAATCTGGCCGATCTGCGCGCCCAAATCGCCGCCAATGAAAAGGGCGTGCGCGAGTTGGGCGCGATGGTCGGTCATTTCGGCCTCGACGTGGTGCAGGCCTACATGGCGCACGTTCAGGACAACGCCGAGGAAGCGGTGCGCCGGGTGATCGGCACCCTGACGGCGGGATCCTTCACCTATCCGATGGACAACGGCGGCGTGATCCGGGTGCGCGTTGACGTCGATGCGCGGGGGCGCGGGGCGACGATCGATTTTAGCGGCACCTCCGAGCAATTGGCCAACAACTTCAACGCGCCGCTGTCGGTGTGCCGGGCGGCGGCGTTGTATGTCTTTCGTTCCCTGGTCGATGACGATATCCCGATGAACGAGGGCTGTTTGAAGCCGCTCGACATCATCGTCGCCAAGGGCTCGATGCTCAATCCCGAATACCCGGCCGCGGTGGTGGCGGGCAACGTGGAAACCTCGCAGGCGGTGGTTGATACGCTATACGGCGCGCTGGGCGTGATGGGCGCGGCGCAGGGCACCATGAACAACCTGACCTTCGGCAACGCGCGCACCCAATATTACGAAACCATTTGTGGCGGCGCCGGGGCGGGGCCGAGTTTCGACGGCGCCGACGCGGTACACACCCATATGACCAATTCGCGCCTAACCGATCCGGAAATCTTGGAACTGCGTTACCCGGTGGTGCTTGAGGATTTTCACATCCGCCTGGGCAGCGGCGGCGCGGGTCGCCATACGGGCGGCGACGGCGTGGTCCGGCGGCTTCGTTTCGAGGCGGCGATGGACGTCGCCATCCTGTCCGGGCACAGAACCGTGCCGCCCTACGGCATGGCGGGCGGCGCGCCCGGCGCGTTGGGACGTAATCTGGTGAT
- a CDS encoding TRAP transporter substrate-binding protein, whose translation MSNITKKTAPTMAGAALATAIAAVALSPLAKADTWDMPTPYPDKTFHTQNIIEFAKDVEKATHGKLTIKVHSAGSLFKHKEIKNAVRGGQVPIGEFFLGLLANENPAFGIDTQPFLATDYKQAAALWKAQRPVVEKLLGKQGLMVLFSVPWPPQGLYTKHEIKTVADLKGLKFRTYNATLERFAKLVGAAPTQVQVPDIPQAFATGRVEAMITSPSTGANSKAWDYVSYYTNIQAWVPKNIVVVNARAFHRLSKDEQAAVIKAAQEAQTRGWAMSKKETAEKTAILRENGMHIITPSPELMAGLKKIGGEMMTQWKKDAGAQGAAILNAYKP comes from the coding sequence ATGAGCAACATCACCAAAAAAACCGCGCCGACCATGGCCGGCGCCGCGTTGGCCACGGCGATTGCCGCGGTCGCGCTTTCGCCGTTGGCCAAGGCCGACACCTGGGACATGCCGACGCCCTACCCGGACAAGACGTTCCACACCCAGAACATCATCGAATTCGCCAAGGACGTCGAAAAAGCGACCCACGGCAAGCTGACCATCAAGGTTCACTCGGCGGGTTCCCTGTTCAAGCACAAGGAAATCAAGAACGCCGTGCGCGGCGGCCAAGTGCCGATCGGCGAATTTTTCCTCGGCCTTCTGGCCAACGAGAACCCGGCCTTCGGGATCGACACCCAGCCCTTTTTGGCGACCGATTACAAACAGGCCGCGGCACTGTGGAAGGCGCAACGCCCGGTGGTCGAAAAGCTGCTCGGAAAGCAGGGCCTGATGGTGCTTTTTTCCGTACCGTGGCCGCCCCAGGGGCTATACACCAAGCACGAAATCAAGACCGTCGCCGACCTCAAGGGTCTGAAGTTCCGCACCTATAACGCCACCTTGGAACGTTTCGCCAAGCTGGTCGGCGCCGCCCCAACCCAGGTTCAGGTACCCGACATTCCCCAGGCGTTCGCCACCGGGCGGGTCGAGGCGATGATCACCTCGCCGTCCACCGGGGCCAACTCGAAGGCGTGGGATTACGTATCGTACTACACCAATATTCAGGCCTGGGTGCCGAAAAACATCGTCGTCGTCAACGCCCGCGCCTTCCACAGACTAAGCAAAGACGAACAGGCGGCGGTAATCAAGGCCGCCCAGGAAGCGCAAACCCGTGGCTGGGCGATGAGCAAGAAGGAAACCGCCGAGAAAACCGCGATCCTGCGTGAAAACGGCATGCATATCATCACCCCGAGCCCCGAATTGATGGCCGGACTGAAGAAAATCGGCGGTGAAATGATGACGCAATGGAAAAAAGACGCCGGCGCACAAGGCGCGGCGATCCTTAACGCCTACAAGCCCTGA
- a CDS encoding TRAP transporter small permease: MRRFLDRLYRACGWIAAAFIAAICLLVSAQVLLNSIDRVSTLLTGSAIGLTIPSYADITGFFLAGASFFALAFTLNEGGHIRVSLVVHQVPPRFRRAFEIWAALAGGAAALYFTWYSSVLCYQSYLYGDVSSGMVAVPLWLPQSVMPLGLGVLSIALLDALVTLLKGALPAYAHPAQAIDTDEGALARSVLDGE; encoded by the coding sequence GTGAGACGATTTCTCGACCGATTGTACCGGGCGTGCGGATGGATCGCCGCCGCCTTCATCGCCGCCATCTGTCTTTTGGTGTCCGCTCAAGTTCTGCTCAATTCGATCGACCGCGTCTCGACGCTGCTGACCGGATCGGCGATCGGGCTGACGATCCCATCTTACGCCGATATCACCGGGTTTTTCCTCGCCGGGGCATCCTTCTTCGCCCTCGCCTTCACCCTCAACGAGGGCGGGCACATCCGGGTATCCCTGGTCGTCCATCAGGTTCCGCCGCGCTTTCGGCGCGCCTTCGAAATTTGGGCCGCCCTCGCCGGCGGCGCGGCGGCGCTTTATTTCACGTGGTACAGCAGCGTGCTGTGTTACCAATCCTATCTCTACGGCGACGTATCCTCGGGCATGGTCGCGGTGCCGCTGTGGCTGCCTCAATCGGTGATGCCGTTGGGCCTGGGGGTGTTGTCGATCGCCCTGCTCGACGCTCTCGTCACCTTGCTCAAGGGCGCGCTTCCGGCCTATGCCCACCCCGCCCAGGCCATCGATACCGACGAGGGCGCGCTGGCGCGCTCCGTCCTCGACGGCGAATAG
- a CDS encoding TRAP transporter large permease, producing MNEVAMTVLLLALLFVMLGSGIWVAFSLLIVALSGMALFSSAPLGDVLATTAWGASNSWALAALPLFIWMGEILFRSRMSEDMFTGLSPWMGRLPGRLLHVNIVGCAVFAAVSGSSAATAATIGKMSVPELTRRGYPEKLILGTLAGSATLGLLIPPSIILIVYGVATEQSIARLFVAGILPGIMLMVLFMGYVVIWSLTHKAQIPAPDPSLPLREKFARSKRLIPVILLIAGVIGSIYAGIASPTDAAAVGVVLALVLSWFAKTLNLETFKAGLIGATKTSCMIAFILVGAAFLTVAMGFTGIPSLLAQWIGSLHLSPYALLGALTVFFVILGCFLDGISVVVLTTSVILPMVEQAGIDPLWFGIFVVIVVEMSQITPPVGFNLFVIQSLTGRNIVRVAMAAAPFFAILLIALGLITAFPEIVTALPAVMGH from the coding sequence ATGAACGAAGTCGCCATGACCGTCCTGCTTCTCGCCCTGCTTTTCGTCATGTTGGGCAGCGGCATCTGGGTCGCCTTTTCCCTGCTCATCGTCGCGCTGAGCGGCATGGCGCTGTTTTCCAGCGCGCCGCTGGGCGACGTGCTCGCCACCACCGCGTGGGGGGCGAGCAATTCGTGGGCGTTGGCGGCGCTGCCGTTGTTTATCTGGATGGGCGAAATCTTGTTTCGCTCGCGCATGTCCGAAGACATGTTCACCGGCCTGTCGCCGTGGATGGGCCGCCTGCCCGGGCGGTTGCTGCACGTCAATATCGTCGGCTGCGCCGTATTCGCCGCGGTGTCGGGATCGTCGGCGGCGACGGCGGCGACGATCGGCAAGATGTCGGTGCCCGAACTGACCCGGCGCGGCTATCCCGAAAAGCTGATCCTGGGCACCCTGGCGGGCTCGGCGACGCTGGGCCTGTTGATTCCGCCGTCGATCATCCTGATCGTCTACGGCGTCGCTACCGAACAGTCGATCGCTCGCCTGTTCGTCGCCGGAATTTTGCCCGGGATCATGCTGATGGTGTTGTTCATGGGTTACGTCGTGATCTGGTCGCTGACCCACAAGGCGCAGATTCCCGCCCCCGATCCGTCACTGCCGTTACGCGAAAAATTCGCCCGTTCGAAACGCTTGATCCCCGTCATCTTATTGATCGCCGGGGTGATCGGCTCGATTTACGCCGGCATCGCCTCACCGACCGACGCCGCCGCCGTCGGCGTGGTGCTGGCCTTGGTGCTGTCGTGGTTCGCCAAGACCCTCAATCTCGAAACCTTCAAGGCGGGGCTGATCGGGGCCACCAAGACATCATGCATGATCGCCTTCATCTTGGTCGGCGCGGCGTTTCTCACCGTCGCCATGGGCTTTACCGGAATTCCCTCCCTGCTCGCCCAATGGATCGGCTCGCTGCATCTGTCGCCCTACGCCCTACTCGGGGCGTTGACGGTCTTTTTCGTGATCTTAGGTTGCTTCCTCGACGGCATATCGGTCGTCGTGCTGACCACGTCGGTCATCCTGCCGATGGTCGAACAGGCCGGCATCGACCCTCTGTGGTTCGGAATTTTCGTCGTTATCGTGGTCGAGATGTCGCAGATCACGCCACCGGTCGGCTTTAACCTGTTCGTCATCCAGTCCCTGACCGGGCGCAACATCGTCCGCGTCGCGATGGCCGCCGCGCCATTTTTCGCGATCCTGTTGATCGCCCTCGGCCTAATCACCGCCTTCCCCGAAATCGTCACCGCCCTGCCCGCCGTGATGGGGCACTGA
- a CDS encoding colicin E5-related ribonuclease produces the protein MSRLQPTGNPATAYFRSDGHYVVRDNIITGDLVQMSNTKLPIGHGSGQWAPDRSILDPFIPEK, from the coding sequence ATCTCAAGATTACAGCCTACGGGCAATCCTGCGACGGCTTACTTCAGATCAGATGGTCATTATGTCGTGCGAGATAATATAATAACCGGTGATCTCGTGCAAATGAGTAATACAAAGCTCCCCATTGGCCACGGAAGCGGTCAGTGGGCACCCGATAGAAGTATCCTGGATCCATTTATTCCGGAGAAGTAG